A region of Thermovibrio ammonificans HB-1 DNA encodes the following proteins:
- a CDS encoding SAM-dependent methyltransferase, whose translation MTKEVCSEREVEELNREIVNRLLKGAPGEEETSVILWNNKRVWGRGDKLKIRIKTPWSLKEALKQFNDLSLAESYIYGLIDLEGDIFLLFPLVDWILQRRWPLSEKVKLWRLIRRLPGEAQIKRCWAEVDGELHSIERDKQAIQYHYDVSNDFYRLFLDRNMVYSCGYFRTPHDSLDRAQEQKIDYICRKLMLKPGERFLDIGCGWGALIIHAAKKYGVYALGITLSENQYRYVKERIKEEGLEGRCEVLLADYRELNEPESFDKIASVGMFEHVGQKRALTYFKQAYNLLKEKGIFLNHAISCNYHEFGKPASQFIRKYVFPDGELLPIYLTVEKAEEAGFEVRDVECLREHYTLTLMHWVRNLERNYKKAVEIAGEERYRIWRLYMASSAYQFLTNRIGLYQTLLVKTAKDGSSGFPLTREHLYREG comes from the coding sequence ATGACGAAGGAGGTATGCAGTGAGAGAGAGGTTGAAGAACTAAACCGGGAGATAGTAAACAGGCTCCTTAAAGGGGCCCCCGGTGAAGAGGAGACCTCGGTAATCCTCTGGAACAACAAGAGGGTATGGGGGAGGGGGGATAAACTGAAAATAAGAATAAAAACGCCCTGGTCCCTAAAGGAGGCCCTAAAGCAGTTCAACGACCTCTCACTTGCAGAGAGCTACATATACGGCCTCATAGACCTTGAAGGGGACATCTTCCTACTGTTCCCGCTGGTGGACTGGATACTCCAGAGGCGGTGGCCGCTGAGCGAGAAGGTGAAGCTCTGGAGGCTCATAAGGCGACTGCCGGGAGAGGCCCAGATAAAACGGTGCTGGGCCGAAGTAGACGGTGAGCTTCACTCCATAGAGAGAGATAAACAGGCGATACAGTACCACTACGACGTGTCAAACGACTTCTACCGCCTGTTCCTCGATAGAAACATGGTTTACTCCTGCGGCTACTTCAGAACACCCCACGACTCCTTAGACAGGGCCCAGGAGCAGAAAATCGACTACATCTGCAGGAAGTTGATGCTAAAGCCCGGCGAGCGGTTCCTCGATATAGGCTGCGGCTGGGGTGCCCTAATCATACACGCCGCAAAGAAGTACGGCGTTTACGCGCTGGGGATAACCCTAAGTGAAAACCAGTACCGCTACGTGAAGGAGAGAATAAAGGAGGAAGGGCTTGAAGGTCGGTGTGAAGTTCTACTCGCCGACTACAGGGAGCTCAACGAGCCCGAGAGCTTCGACAAAATAGCAAGCGTAGGAATGTTTGAACACGTAGGCCAGAAGAGGGCCCTCACCTACTTTAAACAGGCCTACAACCTGCTGAAAGAGAAGGGAATCTTCCTAAACCACGCGATAAGCTGTAACTACCATGAGTTCGGAAAGCCCGCCTCCCAGTTCATAAGGAAGTACGTATTCCCCGACGGAGAGCTCCTGCCCATCTACCTAACCGTTGAGAAGGCAGAGGAGGCCGGCTTTGAAGTAAGGGACGTAGAGTGCCTGCGGGAGCACTACACACTCACCCTTATGCACTGGGTCAGAAACCTGGAGAGGAACTACAAAAAGGCCGTTGAGATTGCCGGAGAGGAGCGCTACAGAATCTGGAGGCTCTACATGGCCTCCAGCGCCTACCAGTTCCTCACAAACCGAATAGGGCTCTACCAAACGCTCCTCGTAAAAACGGCAAAGGACGGCTCATCGGGCTTTCCGCTAACACGGGAACACTTATACCGGGAGGGGTAA
- a CDS encoding sugar phosphate nucleotidyltransferase, with protein MKAVVMAGGFGTRIQPLTNSLPKPMLPVVNLPMMEHTMKKLVALGVEEFVILLYYKPEVIKEYFGDGSRLGVKVNYVLPEADYGTAGAVKKAQQFLNETFIVVSGDVITDFDFREIAGFHEFKKSPVTITLTSVSNPLQFGIVITDKEGKILKFLEKPGWGEVFSDTINTGIYIMEPEVLDFIPENVPFDFSKDLFPLLMEKGIELFGFKAQGYWKDVGNPDAYREVHRDILQGKVKLQIPGKLVKHREGVLFLQGDAEIPKSVKIRGTVVVGKGVEVGEGTLLENTVIGPETEVGKRCQLRECILWDRVKVGDDSKLRNTVICSFTELGSGVTALKGAIIAEKVKIEDNVQIAKDVVIWPEKFVESGSIVSSNLVWGERWKRSLFEGGRISGRINVELSPELAAKLGAAFGSTLPEGSWVYTSRDYHRASRMIKRAFVSGLLSTGVNVLDLRQFPHPAMRFLLENTKKVAGVHFEASVGSPGHTDILFFDENGLPIDTNREKAIERIFFRERFRRVGPSEVGLIKESSYAADRYQRAIEESIDHKIKQPSYRVVADLMNGVYSALYPELLAHFKVESVVLNSYFSEEKITHLPILKEKALWSVPRIVKATEADIGFIIYPNGERLKVISDTGEFVPNYKLLLLFLLALDRAVEQQVKVLVPVSCPSVLDGKLKNVIVERGKLRGIKANLLRQFALVGDLNGRFIFPEFSLSPDAVYASIKLLELMSFSNASVSELLSAIPPFFFKHVIVSCPSSKKAKLMRKISEEAMEKRASFIDGVKIFFNGDWILLIPDQFTDNLHIFVQTEKEERGRELLNQFNRKIEKWIEEKE; from the coding sequence ATGAAGGCGGTTGTCATGGCCGGGGGCTTTGGAACCAGAATCCAGCCCCTTACAAATTCTCTGCCCAAGCCTATGCTCCCGGTCGTGAACCTCCCCATGATGGAACACACGATGAAGAAGCTCGTTGCCCTCGGGGTAGAGGAGTTCGTGATACTCCTCTACTACAAACCCGAGGTGATAAAGGAGTACTTCGGGGACGGCTCAAGACTGGGGGTAAAGGTAAACTACGTTCTGCCGGAGGCAGACTACGGCACCGCAGGCGCCGTAAAAAAGGCCCAACAGTTTCTAAACGAAACCTTCATAGTAGTAAGCGGCGACGTCATAACCGACTTTGACTTCAGGGAGATAGCGGGGTTTCACGAGTTCAAAAAATCCCCGGTTACCATAACGCTTACTTCGGTATCGAACCCCCTACAGTTCGGAATAGTGATAACCGACAAAGAGGGGAAAATACTAAAGTTCCTTGAAAAGCCCGGATGGGGAGAGGTCTTCAGCGACACAATCAACACGGGCATTTACATAATGGAGCCCGAAGTTCTCGACTTCATACCCGAGAACGTCCCCTTCGACTTCAGCAAAGACCTCTTCCCGCTCCTGATGGAGAAAGGGATTGAGCTGTTCGGCTTTAAAGCCCAAGGCTACTGGAAAGACGTAGGGAACCCCGACGCCTATAGGGAGGTCCACCGGGACATCCTTCAAGGGAAGGTGAAGCTTCAAATTCCGGGAAAACTCGTAAAGCACAGGGAGGGCGTTCTCTTCCTGCAGGGAGATGCGGAGATTCCCAAGAGCGTCAAAATCAGGGGGACCGTTGTTGTAGGCAAGGGCGTAGAGGTCGGAGAGGGCACCCTCCTTGAGAACACGGTGATAGGCCCCGAAACCGAGGTGGGTAAACGGTGCCAGCTGAGGGAGTGTATCCTGTGGGACAGGGTAAAAGTGGGAGACGACTCCAAACTCAGAAATACCGTTATCTGCTCCTTTACAGAGCTGGGAAGCGGGGTAACGGCCCTGAAGGGGGCCATCATAGCCGAGAAGGTGAAAATAGAGGACAACGTCCAGATTGCCAAAGACGTTGTTATATGGCCGGAGAAGTTCGTTGAGAGCGGCTCAATAGTCTCCTCAAACCTGGTTTGGGGAGAGAGGTGGAAGCGCTCCCTCTTTGAGGGGGGCAGAATATCGGGAAGGATAAACGTTGAGCTCTCTCCGGAGCTTGCGGCAAAGCTGGGAGCCGCCTTCGGAAGTACCCTGCCCGAGGGGAGCTGGGTATACACCAGCAGGGACTACCACAGGGCCTCCAGAATGATTAAAAGAGCCTTCGTTTCCGGCCTCCTCTCTACAGGGGTGAACGTTTTAGACCTGAGGCAGTTCCCCCATCCGGCCATGAGGTTCCTCCTCGAGAACACGAAGAAAGTGGCCGGAGTCCACTTTGAGGCCTCTGTAGGCTCCCCCGGACACACCGACATTCTCTTCTTCGACGAAAACGGTCTGCCAATAGACACAAACCGGGAAAAGGCCATAGAGAGGATTTTCTTCAGAGAGCGCTTCAGAAGGGTCGGACCCTCTGAAGTGGGGCTGATAAAGGAGAGCTCCTACGCCGCAGACAGGTACCAGCGGGCAATAGAGGAGTCTATAGACCACAAGATAAAGCAGCCTTCGTACCGGGTTGTGGCCGACCTTATGAACGGCGTTTACTCGGCCCTATACCCCGAGCTCCTGGCCCACTTTAAGGTGGAGAGCGTGGTTTTAAACTCCTACTTCTCCGAGGAGAAGATAACCCACCTACCCATTCTGAAGGAGAAGGCCCTGTGGAGCGTTCCCCGAATAGTGAAGGCAACAGAGGCAGACATCGGGTTCATCATCTACCCCAACGGAGAGCGGTTAAAGGTCATATCGGATACGGGGGAGTTCGTTCCCAACTACAAGCTACTGCTGCTGTTCCTGTTGGCCCTCGACAGGGCGGTAGAGCAGCAGGTAAAGGTGCTGGTGCCCGTTAGCTGCCCCTCCGTTTTAGACGGCAAGCTGAAAAACGTTATAGTTGAGAGGGGGAAGCTCAGGGGAATAAAGGCAAACTTACTGAGGCAGTTTGCCCTTGTAGGGGACCTAAACGGCAGGTTCATATTCCCCGAGTTTTCCCTATCGCCCGACGCCGTTTACGCAAGTATAAAGCTCCTTGAGCTCATGAGCTTCAGCAACGCATCGGTCTCGGAGCTTCTCTCGGCCATTCCCCCGTTCTTCTTTAAACACGTGATAGTGAGCTGCCCCTCCTCTAAAAAGGCGAAACTGATGAGGAAGATATCGGAAGAGGCAATGGAGAAACGGGCCTCTTTCATAGACGGCGTGAAAATCTTCTTCAACGGCGACTGGATACTCCTGATTCCCGACCAGTTCACAGACAACCTCCACATCTTCGTCCAGACCGAAAAAGAGGAGAGGGGCAGAGAGCTTCTAAACCAGTTCAACAGGAAGATTGAAAAATGGATAGAGGAGAAAGAGTAA